One Streptomyces formicae genomic window, GATCCTCGCCGGGCACGGGCGGCCCGAGCCGCTCACCGACGGCGAGGCGGTCCGCATCGCGACCGGTGCCCGTATCCCGCAGGACGCCACCGCCGTCCTGCGCAGCGAGCACGGCCGCACCGACGACAACGGCAGGCTGCACGCGGGGCGCGAGGTCGTGCCGGGACAGGACATCCGCCCGCGCGGCCAGGAGTGCCGTTCCGGGGACCAACTCCTGCCGCGGGGCGCCCTCGTGACACCCGCCGTGCTCGGTCTGGCCGCGGCCGCCGGGTACGACACGCTGCCGACGCTGCGGCGCCCGCGGGCCGAAGTGCTGGTCCTGGGCGACGAGTTGCTGACCGCAGGGCTCCCCCGCGAGGGACTCATCCGGGACGCGCTCGGCCCGATGCTGCCGCCGTGGCTGCGCGCGCTCGGCGCCGAGGTCACCGCGGTCAGGAGGCTCGGTGACGACGCCGAGGCCCTCCACAAGGCGATCACGACGTCCGACGCCGATCTGATCGTCACGACCGGCGGCACCGCTTCCGGGCCGGTCGACCATGTCCACCCCACCCTGAACCGCATCGGTGCCGAGCTGCTCGTGGACGGTGTCGCCGTACGCCCAGGGCACCCCATGCTCCTGGCCCGCATCCGGCCCGACCAGCACCTCGTCGGGCTGCCGGGCAATCCGCTGGCGGCCGTCTCGGGGCTGCTGACCCTGGCCGAACCCGTGTTGCGTACGCTCTCCGGGCGCGGAAATCAGGCGGCGTACACCGCGCCCGTCCGCGACGATGTACAGGGACATCCGCACGACACGCGTCTCGTGCCCGTCACGCTGCGCTCCGAGCACGCGGTGCCGCTGCACTTCAACGGTCCCGCGATGCTGCGCGGCATCGCGGCGGCCGACGCGCTCGTGGTCGTACCGCCCGGCGGGGCGCACCAGGAACAGGAGTTGGAGATTCTGGATCTGCCCTGGGCCCTGATGGCCTCCGACGGCGGGGTGTGTTTCACGTGAAACTTCCCGGACACGACGCGATCGCCCGGCACCCCGACGAACACCACACGACCCACCGGATCAAGCTGCCCCAGCGGGAGGTCGTGAAGCCGCTGCGGCAGGTCACCCGGCGTCTCGCGATGGCGCTGCTCGTCCTCGCCGTGACGACGTGCATCGTCTGGCTCGACCGCAGCGGCTACCACGACAACTCCGACAAGCACGTCGACTTCCTCGACGCCGCGTACTACGCGACGGTGACGCTCTCCACCACCGGATACGGCGACATCGTCCCCTACAGCGATTCCGCGCGGCTCACCAACATCCTGCTGATCACGCCGCTGCGCGTGCTCTTCCTGATCATCCTGGTCGGTACCACCCTCGAAGTACTCACGGAACGGACGCGCGAGGAGTGGCGTCTGTCCCGCTGGAGGTCCAACTTGCGTGAACACACCGTCGTCGTCGGCTTCGGCACCAAGGGCCG contains:
- a CDS encoding molybdopterin molybdotransferase MoeA, producing MTGRPVPDAELDEALALVNDHREGPGAASRPSAPSGAPAATQPTPTAPTPASASTPAPSPRSEASGEHGHTTPWPAARARAARAPRPGAAATPVALDQALGLILAAPLTALTDLPSFDTSAMDGWVVAGPGPWDVRAEGILAGHGRPEPLTDGEAVRIATGARIPQDATAVLRSEHGRTDDNGRLHAGREVVPGQDIRPRGQECRSGDQLLPRGALVTPAVLGLAAAAGYDTLPTLRRPRAEVLVLGDELLTAGLPREGLIRDALGPMLPPWLRALGAEVTAVRRLGDDAEALHKAITTSDADLIVTTGGTASGPVDHVHPTLNRIGAELLVDGVAVRPGHPMLLARIRPDQHLVGLPGNPLAAVSGLLTLAEPVLRTLSGRGNQAAYTAPVRDDVQGHPHDTRLVPVTLRSEHAVPLHFNGPAMLRGIAAADALVVVPPGGAHQEQELEILDLPWALMASDGGVCFT